A single region of the Brassica rapa cultivar Chiifu-401-42 chromosome A03, CAAS_Brap_v3.01, whole genome shotgun sequence genome encodes:
- the LOC117132519 gene encoding defensin-like protein 2, giving the protein MAMTTKSVSSLAIFFILCLVIFEVPETEAQDRKCLKEYGGDVGFSFCAPRIYPSFCYQRCRQNKGAKGGKCRSEAGTGMKCLCDFCSNTP; this is encoded by the exons atgGCCATGACAACGAAGTCAGTTTCTTCCCTCGCCATATTTTTCATCCTCTGTCTGGTTATCTTTG AAGTGCCCGAGACAGAAGCGCAGGATAGAAAATGTCTTAAAGAATACGGAGGCGACGTGGGTTTCAGCTTCTGCGCGCCTCGGATATATCCGTCGTTCTGTTATCAGAGATGCCGTCAGAACAAGGGAGCGAAAGGTGGAAAATGCCGTTCAGAGGCCGGCACTGGTATGAAATGCTTATGCGATTTctgcagcaacacgccttaa
- the LOC103858074 gene encoding protein NLP8-like isoform X3: MEHPFASRDKVFGYQDISTEEMDSFSFGSGVRSLISDDMFNSSSNSELVNFDSFSTWCNSPSVSDVLFAQYGLSTSQSMPFGAITSAHAPELRAATLPGLTRSFHDMESSYYGEERPSLQEMISQFDHSLDSVQLSGKRRRVANQKNGFPNLMNCTIPRSLSHSLDEKMLKALSLFLESSGSGEGILAQVWTPIKIGDQHVLSTCDQAYLLDPRLSQYREVSRKFTFASEANQCSFPGLPGRVFISGVPEWTSNVVYYKTDEYLRMKHAIDNEVRGSIAIPILEASGTTCCAVMELVTSKEKPNFDTEMDSVCRALQAVNLRTSASPRPQFLSSNQRDALAEIQDVLRAVCHAHRLPLALAWIPCSYGKGGKNQSGVLCVEETACYVNDTEMEGFVHVCLEHCLREKEGIVGRAFVSNKPLFSSDVKAYDISEYPLVQHARKYGLNAAVAIKLRSTYTGEDDYILELFLPVSMKGSLEQQLLLDSLSGTMQRICRTLRTVSDVGEAKKEVSKTGVLNACSGNFQTMLSDSELNSTRNIFSDMSSDKDNSSTGSQGTYEQDMSKARTPEKKKSTTEKNVSLSVLQQHFSGSLKDAAKSLGVCPTTLKRICRQHGIMRWPSRKINKVNRSLRKIQTVLDSVQGVEGGLKFDSATGEFVAVCPFIKELDTQKDPSSNVNNEHVRGHEDVAAQDASFELLKAKSVDNEIKLEEDIITNGSFMEVNASGEQWAWMAEQSSFHCSEEKKNNGNLSSQAIRCSGSINEPNQSMSCSMSGSSNGSGAVMLRSSSTSMDDSNQVRTQKSNSSESGSTTLTVKATYREDTIRFKFEPSLGCSQLYKEVGKRFKLQEESFQLKYLDDEEEWVMLVTDSDLQECLEILYGMGKHTVKFLVRDLPAPIGSSAGSNCYLGTGL, translated from the exons ATGGAACACCCTTTTGCTTCCAGAGACAAGGTGTTTGGTTATCAAGATATCTCAACAGAAGAGATGGATAGTTTCAGCTTTGGTTCTGGTGTTAGGAGCTTGATCTCTGACGATATGTTTAACTCATCTTCCAACTCTGAGCTTGTGAATTTCGACTCTTTCTCCACATGGTGTAACAGCCCTTCCGTGAGTGATGTCTTGTTCGCCCAATATGGTCTGTCGACCTCTCAGTCTATGCCTTTTGGAGCTATCACTTCAGCTCATGCACCCGAGCTGAGAGCTGCTACTTTACCAGGTCTTACTCGTTCATTTCATGATATGGAAAGCTCTTACTATGGTGAAGAAAGACCGTCACTACAGGAAATGATCTCTCAGTTTGATCACTCGTTAGATAGCGTTCAGTTAAGTGGTAAACGGCGCAGGGTGGCTAACCAGAAGAATGGTTTTCCTAACTTGATGAACTGTACTATCCCTAGGTCTTTGAGCCACTCACTAGATGAGAAGATGCTCAAGGCACTAAGCTTGTTTTTAGAGTCCTCAGGTTCAGGAGAGGGCATTTTAGCTCAAGTTTGGACTCCTATTAAGATAGGAGACCAGCACGTGCTCAGTACATGTGATCAGGCCTATTTGCTTGACCCGAGGCTTTCTCAGTACCGTGAAGTCTCGAGGAAATTCACTTTTGCCTCTGAAGCAAATCAGTGCTCTTTTCCGGGTCTTCCTGGCCGTGTCTTCATCTCCGGAGTACCTGAGTGGACGTCAAACGTTGTGTATTACAAGACGGATGAGTATCTGCGTATGAAGCATGCAATAGATAATGAAGTCCGTGGCTCCATTGCTATACCTATCCTTGAAGCTTCTGGGACAACTTGTTGTGCCGTCATGGAGCTTGTCACTTCCAAGGAAAAGCCTAATTTTGATACGGAGATGGACTCTGTCTGCCGTGCTCTCCAG gcTGTAAACTTACGGACATCAGCGAGCCCTCGCCCTCAG TTCCTCTCCAGTAATCAAAGAGACGCTTTAGCTGAAATACAAGATGTTCTCCGAGCAGTATGTCACGCACACAGGCTGCCTTTAGCTCTAGCCTGGATTCCTTGTAGTTACGGCAAGGGGGGAAAGAATCAATCAGGTGTTCTTTGCGTAGAGGAAACAGCTTGCTATGTAAATGATACGGAGATGGAAGGCTTTGTGCACGTTTGTTTGGAGCATTGTCTAAGAGAAAAAGAAGGAATTGTTGGCAGAGCTTTCGTATCAAACAAGCCGTTATTTTCTTCTGATGTGAAGGCTTATGACATCAGTGAGTACCCTCTTGTTCAGCATGCTCGAAAGTACGGTCTGAATGCTGCTGTTGCTATAAAACTGAGGAGCACTTACACTGGTGAAGATGATTACATACTTGAACTGTTCTTGCCTGTAAGTATGAAAGGGAGCTTGGAGCAACAGCTTCTATTAGACAGCCTTTCCGGTACTATGCAGAGAATTTGTCGAACTCTTAGAACCGTTTCAGATGTAGGGGAAGCTAAAAAAGAAGTGAGTAAAACTGGAGTTCTGAATGCATGTTCAGGAAACTTCCAGACAATGTTATCAGATTCAGAACTTAACTCTACTAGAAATATATTTTCGGATATGTCCTCTGATAAAGATAACAGTAGTACAGGCTCTCAAGGCACTTATGAGCAG GATATGAGCAAAGCTAGAACaccagagaagaagaaaagtacAACAGAGAAGAATGTGAGCTTAAGTGTTCTGCAACAACATTTTTCTGGGAGTCTAAAGGATGCTGCAAAAAGCCTTGGTG TTTGTCCTACTACACTGAAACGGATATGCAGACAACATGGGATCATGAGGTGGCCATCTCGCAAGATAAACAAAGTGAACAGGTCACTAAGGAAAATACAGACGGTGCTTGACTCTGTCCAGGGTGTGGAAGGAGGACTCAAGTTTGACTCAGCGACAGGCGAGTTTGTAGCAGTTTGCCCTTTTATCAAAGAACTTGATACCCAGAAGGATCCATCTTCTAATGTTAACAATGAACATGTTAGAGGTCATGAAGATGTGGCGGCTCAAGATGCTTCGTTTGAGCTCTTGAAAGCTAAATCAGTCGACAATGAAATCAAGTTAGAGGAGGATATCATCACAAACG GATCATTCATGGAGGTTAATGCTAGTGGTGAGCAATGGGCTTGGATGGCTGAACAATCTAGCTTCCATTGCagtgaagaaaaaaagaacaatgGAAACTTAAGCTCTCAGGCAATCAGATGCAGTGGCAGTATCAACGAACCTAACCAGTCCATGTCATGCAGCATGTCAGGTTCATCAAATGGCTCAGGTGCAGTTATGCTACGAAGCTCATCTACTTCCATGGACGACTCTAACCAAGTTAGAACACAGAAAAGCAACAGTAGTGAGAGTGGATCAACAACGCTCACTGTAAAAGCTACTTACAGAGAAGACACAATACGTTTCAAGTTCGAGCCGTCGCTTGGGTGTTCTCAGCTCTACAAAGAAGTTGGAAAACGGTTTAAACTGCAAGAGGAGTCGTTTCAACTCAAGTACTTAGACGATGAAGAAGAATGGGTGATGCTGGTTACAGATTCTGATCTCCAAGAGTGCTTGGAGATATTATATGGTATGGGAAAACACACTGTGAAGTTCCTGGTCCGTGATCTGCCTGCGCCTATAGGTAGTTCTGCCGGCAGCAACTGTTACCTAGGAACAGGCTTATAG
- the LOC103858074 gene encoding protein NLP8-like isoform X1: protein MEHPFASRDKVFGYQDISTEEMDSFSFGSGVRSLISDDMFNSSSNSELVNFDSFSTWCNSPSVSDVLFAQYGLSTSQSMPFGAITSAHAPELRAATLPGLTRSFHDMESSYYGEERPSLQEMISQFDHSLDSVQLSGKRRRVANQKNGFPNLMNCTIPRSLSHSLDEKMLKALSLFLESSGSGEGILAQVWTPIKIGDQHVLSTCDQAYLLDPRLSQYREVSRKFTFASEANQCSFPGLPGRVFISGVPEWTSNVVYYKTDEYLRMKHAIDNEVRGSIAIPILEASGTTCCAVMELVTSKEKPNFDTEMDSVCRALQAVNLRTSASPRPQFLSSNQRDALAEIQDVLRAVCHAHRLPLALAWIPCSYGKGGKNQSGVLCVEETACYVNDTEMEGFVHVCLEHCLREKEGIVGRAFVSNKPLFSSDVKAYDISEYPLVQHARKYGLNAAVAIKLRSTYTGEDDYILELFLPVSMKGSLEQQLLLDSLSGTMQRICRTLRTVSDVGEAKKEVSKTGVLNACSGNFQTMLSDSELNSTRNIFSDMSSDKDNSSTGSQGTYEQDMSKARTPEKKKSTTEKNVSLSVLQQHFSGSLKDAAKSLGGEFSTFSYVLMSFIVGQTFLTLDFVSNLAVCPTTLKRICRQHGIMRWPSRKINKVNRSLRKIQTVLDSVQGVEGGLKFDSATGEFVAVCPFIKELDTQKDPSSNVNNEHVRGHEDVAAQDASFELLKAKSVDNEIKLEEDIITNGSFMEVNASGEQWAWMAEQSSFHCSEEKKNNGNLSSQAIRCSGSINEPNQSMSCSMSGSSNGSGAVMLRSSSTSMDDSNQVRTQKSNSSESGSTTLTVKATYREDTIRFKFEPSLGCSQLYKEVGKRFKLQEESFQLKYLDDEEEWVMLVTDSDLQECLEILYGMGKHTVKFLVRDLPAPIGSSAGSNCYLGTGL, encoded by the exons ATGGAACACCCTTTTGCTTCCAGAGACAAGGTGTTTGGTTATCAAGATATCTCAACAGAAGAGATGGATAGTTTCAGCTTTGGTTCTGGTGTTAGGAGCTTGATCTCTGACGATATGTTTAACTCATCTTCCAACTCTGAGCTTGTGAATTTCGACTCTTTCTCCACATGGTGTAACAGCCCTTCCGTGAGTGATGTCTTGTTCGCCCAATATGGTCTGTCGACCTCTCAGTCTATGCCTTTTGGAGCTATCACTTCAGCTCATGCACCCGAGCTGAGAGCTGCTACTTTACCAGGTCTTACTCGTTCATTTCATGATATGGAAAGCTCTTACTATGGTGAAGAAAGACCGTCACTACAGGAAATGATCTCTCAGTTTGATCACTCGTTAGATAGCGTTCAGTTAAGTGGTAAACGGCGCAGGGTGGCTAACCAGAAGAATGGTTTTCCTAACTTGATGAACTGTACTATCCCTAGGTCTTTGAGCCACTCACTAGATGAGAAGATGCTCAAGGCACTAAGCTTGTTTTTAGAGTCCTCAGGTTCAGGAGAGGGCATTTTAGCTCAAGTTTGGACTCCTATTAAGATAGGAGACCAGCACGTGCTCAGTACATGTGATCAGGCCTATTTGCTTGACCCGAGGCTTTCTCAGTACCGTGAAGTCTCGAGGAAATTCACTTTTGCCTCTGAAGCAAATCAGTGCTCTTTTCCGGGTCTTCCTGGCCGTGTCTTCATCTCCGGAGTACCTGAGTGGACGTCAAACGTTGTGTATTACAAGACGGATGAGTATCTGCGTATGAAGCATGCAATAGATAATGAAGTCCGTGGCTCCATTGCTATACCTATCCTTGAAGCTTCTGGGACAACTTGTTGTGCCGTCATGGAGCTTGTCACTTCCAAGGAAAAGCCTAATTTTGATACGGAGATGGACTCTGTCTGCCGTGCTCTCCAG gcTGTAAACTTACGGACATCAGCGAGCCCTCGCCCTCAG TTCCTCTCCAGTAATCAAAGAGACGCTTTAGCTGAAATACAAGATGTTCTCCGAGCAGTATGTCACGCACACAGGCTGCCTTTAGCTCTAGCCTGGATTCCTTGTAGTTACGGCAAGGGGGGAAAGAATCAATCAGGTGTTCTTTGCGTAGAGGAAACAGCTTGCTATGTAAATGATACGGAGATGGAAGGCTTTGTGCACGTTTGTTTGGAGCATTGTCTAAGAGAAAAAGAAGGAATTGTTGGCAGAGCTTTCGTATCAAACAAGCCGTTATTTTCTTCTGATGTGAAGGCTTATGACATCAGTGAGTACCCTCTTGTTCAGCATGCTCGAAAGTACGGTCTGAATGCTGCTGTTGCTATAAAACTGAGGAGCACTTACACTGGTGAAGATGATTACATACTTGAACTGTTCTTGCCTGTAAGTATGAAAGGGAGCTTGGAGCAACAGCTTCTATTAGACAGCCTTTCCGGTACTATGCAGAGAATTTGTCGAACTCTTAGAACCGTTTCAGATGTAGGGGAAGCTAAAAAAGAAGTGAGTAAAACTGGAGTTCTGAATGCATGTTCAGGAAACTTCCAGACAATGTTATCAGATTCAGAACTTAACTCTACTAGAAATATATTTTCGGATATGTCCTCTGATAAAGATAACAGTAGTACAGGCTCTCAAGGCACTTATGAGCAG GATATGAGCAAAGCTAGAACaccagagaagaagaaaagtacAACAGAGAAGAATGTGAGCTTAAGTGTTCTGCAACAACATTTTTCTGGGAGTCTAAAGGATGCTGCAAAAAGCCTTGGTGGTGAGTTTTCCACATTTTCTTATGTACTGATGAGTTTTATTGTCGGACAAACTTTTCTGACGCTTGACTTTGTATCGAATCTTGCAGTTTGTCCTACTACACTGAAACGGATATGCAGACAACATGGGATCATGAGGTGGCCATCTCGCAAGATAAACAAAGTGAACAGGTCACTAAGGAAAATACAGACGGTGCTTGACTCTGTCCAGGGTGTGGAAGGAGGACTCAAGTTTGACTCAGCGACAGGCGAGTTTGTAGCAGTTTGCCCTTTTATCAAAGAACTTGATACCCAGAAGGATCCATCTTCTAATGTTAACAATGAACATGTTAGAGGTCATGAAGATGTGGCGGCTCAAGATGCTTCGTTTGAGCTCTTGAAAGCTAAATCAGTCGACAATGAAATCAAGTTAGAGGAGGATATCATCACAAACG GATCATTCATGGAGGTTAATGCTAGTGGTGAGCAATGGGCTTGGATGGCTGAACAATCTAGCTTCCATTGCagtgaagaaaaaaagaacaatgGAAACTTAAGCTCTCAGGCAATCAGATGCAGTGGCAGTATCAACGAACCTAACCAGTCCATGTCATGCAGCATGTCAGGTTCATCAAATGGCTCAGGTGCAGTTATGCTACGAAGCTCATCTACTTCCATGGACGACTCTAACCAAGTTAGAACACAGAAAAGCAACAGTAGTGAGAGTGGATCAACAACGCTCACTGTAAAAGCTACTTACAGAGAAGACACAATACGTTTCAAGTTCGAGCCGTCGCTTGGGTGTTCTCAGCTCTACAAAGAAGTTGGAAAACGGTTTAAACTGCAAGAGGAGTCGTTTCAACTCAAGTACTTAGACGATGAAGAAGAATGGGTGATGCTGGTTACAGATTCTGATCTCCAAGAGTGCTTGGAGATATTATATGGTATGGGAAAACACACTGTGAAGTTCCTGGTCCGTGATCTGCCTGCGCCTATAGGTAGTTCTGCCGGCAGCAACTGTTACCTAGGAACAGGCTTATAG
- the LOC103858076 gene encoding defensin-like protein 193 isoform X1, which produces MAMATKSVSSFAILFILFLVIIAELPETKAQDRKCLQEYGGDVGFRFCAPLIYPSFCYRRCRENKGAKGGRCQSGAAGAGSMKCLCDFCSDKP; this is translated from the exons ATGGCCATGGCAACTAAGTCAGTTTCTTCCTTCGCCATACTTTTCATCCTCTTTCTAGTTATCATAG CAGAGTTGCCGGAGACAAAAGCACAGGATAGAAAATGTCTTCAAGAATACGGCGGCGACGTGGGTTTCCGTTTCTGTGCGCCTCTGATATATCCGTCGTTTTGTTATCGAAGATGCCGTGAGAACAAGGGAGCCAAAGGTGGAAGATGCCAATCAGGAGCGGCCGGCGCTGGTAGTATGAAGTGCTTATGCGATTTCTGCAGCGACAAGCCTTAA
- the LOC103858076 gene encoding defensin-like protein 193 isoform X2 → MAMATKSVSSFAILFILFLVIIELPETKAQDRKCLQEYGGDVGFRFCAPLIYPSFCYRRCRENKGAKGGRCQSGAAGAGSMKCLCDFCSDKP, encoded by the exons ATGGCCATGGCAACTAAGTCAGTTTCTTCCTTCGCCATACTTTTCATCCTCTTTCTAGTTATCATAG AGTTGCCGGAGACAAAAGCACAGGATAGAAAATGTCTTCAAGAATACGGCGGCGACGTGGGTTTCCGTTTCTGTGCGCCTCTGATATATCCGTCGTTTTGTTATCGAAGATGCCGTGAGAACAAGGGAGCCAAAGGTGGAAGATGCCAATCAGGAGCGGCCGGCGCTGGTAGTATGAAGTGCTTATGCGATTTCTGCAGCGACAAGCCTTAA
- the LOC103858074 gene encoding protein NLP8-like isoform X2, translated as MDSFSFGSGVRSLISDDMFNSSSNSELVNFDSFSTWCNSPSVSDVLFAQYGLSTSQSMPFGAITSAHAPELRAATLPGLTRSFHDMESSYYGEERPSLQEMISQFDHSLDSVQLSGKRRRVANQKNGFPNLMNCTIPRSLSHSLDEKMLKALSLFLESSGSGEGILAQVWTPIKIGDQHVLSTCDQAYLLDPRLSQYREVSRKFTFASEANQCSFPGLPGRVFISGVPEWTSNVVYYKTDEYLRMKHAIDNEVRGSIAIPILEASGTTCCAVMELVTSKEKPNFDTEMDSVCRALQAVNLRTSASPRPQFLSSNQRDALAEIQDVLRAVCHAHRLPLALAWIPCSYGKGGKNQSGVLCVEETACYVNDTEMEGFVHVCLEHCLREKEGIVGRAFVSNKPLFSSDVKAYDISEYPLVQHARKYGLNAAVAIKLRSTYTGEDDYILELFLPVSMKGSLEQQLLLDSLSGTMQRICRTLRTVSDVGEAKKEVSKTGVLNACSGNFQTMLSDSELNSTRNIFSDMSSDKDNSSTGSQGTYEQDMSKARTPEKKKSTTEKNVSLSVLQQHFSGSLKDAAKSLGGEFSTFSYVLMSFIVGQTFLTLDFVSNLAVCPTTLKRICRQHGIMRWPSRKINKVNRSLRKIQTVLDSVQGVEGGLKFDSATGEFVAVCPFIKELDTQKDPSSNVNNEHVRGHEDVAAQDASFELLKAKSVDNEIKLEEDIITNGSFMEVNASGEQWAWMAEQSSFHCSEEKKNNGNLSSQAIRCSGSINEPNQSMSCSMSGSSNGSGAVMLRSSSTSMDDSNQVRTQKSNSSESGSTTLTVKATYREDTIRFKFEPSLGCSQLYKEVGKRFKLQEESFQLKYLDDEEEWVMLVTDSDLQECLEILYGMGKHTVKFLVRDLPAPIGSSAGSNCYLGTGL; from the exons ATGGATAGTTTCAGCTTTGGTTCTGGTGTTAGGAGCTTGATCTCTGACGATATGTTTAACTCATCTTCCAACTCTGAGCTTGTGAATTTCGACTCTTTCTCCACATGGTGTAACAGCCCTTCCGTGAGTGATGTCTTGTTCGCCCAATATGGTCTGTCGACCTCTCAGTCTATGCCTTTTGGAGCTATCACTTCAGCTCATGCACCCGAGCTGAGAGCTGCTACTTTACCAGGTCTTACTCGTTCATTTCATGATATGGAAAGCTCTTACTATGGTGAAGAAAGACCGTCACTACAGGAAATGATCTCTCAGTTTGATCACTCGTTAGATAGCGTTCAGTTAAGTGGTAAACGGCGCAGGGTGGCTAACCAGAAGAATGGTTTTCCTAACTTGATGAACTGTACTATCCCTAGGTCTTTGAGCCACTCACTAGATGAGAAGATGCTCAAGGCACTAAGCTTGTTTTTAGAGTCCTCAGGTTCAGGAGAGGGCATTTTAGCTCAAGTTTGGACTCCTATTAAGATAGGAGACCAGCACGTGCTCAGTACATGTGATCAGGCCTATTTGCTTGACCCGAGGCTTTCTCAGTACCGTGAAGTCTCGAGGAAATTCACTTTTGCCTCTGAAGCAAATCAGTGCTCTTTTCCGGGTCTTCCTGGCCGTGTCTTCATCTCCGGAGTACCTGAGTGGACGTCAAACGTTGTGTATTACAAGACGGATGAGTATCTGCGTATGAAGCATGCAATAGATAATGAAGTCCGTGGCTCCATTGCTATACCTATCCTTGAAGCTTCTGGGACAACTTGTTGTGCCGTCATGGAGCTTGTCACTTCCAAGGAAAAGCCTAATTTTGATACGGAGATGGACTCTGTCTGCCGTGCTCTCCAG gcTGTAAACTTACGGACATCAGCGAGCCCTCGCCCTCAG TTCCTCTCCAGTAATCAAAGAGACGCTTTAGCTGAAATACAAGATGTTCTCCGAGCAGTATGTCACGCACACAGGCTGCCTTTAGCTCTAGCCTGGATTCCTTGTAGTTACGGCAAGGGGGGAAAGAATCAATCAGGTGTTCTTTGCGTAGAGGAAACAGCTTGCTATGTAAATGATACGGAGATGGAAGGCTTTGTGCACGTTTGTTTGGAGCATTGTCTAAGAGAAAAAGAAGGAATTGTTGGCAGAGCTTTCGTATCAAACAAGCCGTTATTTTCTTCTGATGTGAAGGCTTATGACATCAGTGAGTACCCTCTTGTTCAGCATGCTCGAAAGTACGGTCTGAATGCTGCTGTTGCTATAAAACTGAGGAGCACTTACACTGGTGAAGATGATTACATACTTGAACTGTTCTTGCCTGTAAGTATGAAAGGGAGCTTGGAGCAACAGCTTCTATTAGACAGCCTTTCCGGTACTATGCAGAGAATTTGTCGAACTCTTAGAACCGTTTCAGATGTAGGGGAAGCTAAAAAAGAAGTGAGTAAAACTGGAGTTCTGAATGCATGTTCAGGAAACTTCCAGACAATGTTATCAGATTCAGAACTTAACTCTACTAGAAATATATTTTCGGATATGTCCTCTGATAAAGATAACAGTAGTACAGGCTCTCAAGGCACTTATGAGCAG GATATGAGCAAAGCTAGAACaccagagaagaagaaaagtacAACAGAGAAGAATGTGAGCTTAAGTGTTCTGCAACAACATTTTTCTGGGAGTCTAAAGGATGCTGCAAAAAGCCTTGGTGGTGAGTTTTCCACATTTTCTTATGTACTGATGAGTTTTATTGTCGGACAAACTTTTCTGACGCTTGACTTTGTATCGAATCTTGCAGTTTGTCCTACTACACTGAAACGGATATGCAGACAACATGGGATCATGAGGTGGCCATCTCGCAAGATAAACAAAGTGAACAGGTCACTAAGGAAAATACAGACGGTGCTTGACTCTGTCCAGGGTGTGGAAGGAGGACTCAAGTTTGACTCAGCGACAGGCGAGTTTGTAGCAGTTTGCCCTTTTATCAAAGAACTTGATACCCAGAAGGATCCATCTTCTAATGTTAACAATGAACATGTTAGAGGTCATGAAGATGTGGCGGCTCAAGATGCTTCGTTTGAGCTCTTGAAAGCTAAATCAGTCGACAATGAAATCAAGTTAGAGGAGGATATCATCACAAACG GATCATTCATGGAGGTTAATGCTAGTGGTGAGCAATGGGCTTGGATGGCTGAACAATCTAGCTTCCATTGCagtgaagaaaaaaagaacaatgGAAACTTAAGCTCTCAGGCAATCAGATGCAGTGGCAGTATCAACGAACCTAACCAGTCCATGTCATGCAGCATGTCAGGTTCATCAAATGGCTCAGGTGCAGTTATGCTACGAAGCTCATCTACTTCCATGGACGACTCTAACCAAGTTAGAACACAGAAAAGCAACAGTAGTGAGAGTGGATCAACAACGCTCACTGTAAAAGCTACTTACAGAGAAGACACAATACGTTTCAAGTTCGAGCCGTCGCTTGGGTGTTCTCAGCTCTACAAAGAAGTTGGAAAACGGTTTAAACTGCAAGAGGAGTCGTTTCAACTCAAGTACTTAGACGATGAAGAAGAATGGGTGATGCTGGTTACAGATTCTGATCTCCAAGAGTGCTTGGAGATATTATATGGTATGGGAAAACACACTGTGAAGTTCCTGGTCCGTGATCTGCCTGCGCCTATAGGTAGTTCTGCCGGCAGCAACTGTTACCTAGGAACAGGCTTATAG